In the Pseudodesulfovibrio alkaliphilus genome, one interval contains:
- a CDS encoding arsenate reductase ArsC, which translates to MEKVLFICVHNSARSQMAEAYLNMFGQDDFLAESAGFEPTSVNPLVVEVMKEEGVDLSAKETRSAFDLFREGRMYSHVITVCNDDHEARCPVYPGVVNRIHIPFADPAGMRGTREEQLSRIRELRDEIKAAVKEFVAWVREGAEGDFAKRIGR; encoded by the coding sequence ATGGAAAAGGTGCTTTTCATCTGCGTCCACAACAGCGCCCGCAGCCAGATGGCCGAGGCGTATCTGAACATGTTCGGTCAGGACGATTTTCTGGCCGAAAGCGCGGGCTTTGAGCCCACATCCGTCAATCCGCTGGTGGTGGAGGTGATGAAGGAGGAAGGCGTGGATCTGAGTGCCAAAGAGACCCGCTCGGCCTTTGACCTTTTCCGGGAGGGACGGATGTACTCCCACGTCATCACCGTATGCAACGACGATCATGAGGCCCGTTGCCCGGTGTATCCCGGCGTGGTCAACCGCATCCACATCCCCTTTGCCGATCCGGCAGGGATGCGGGGGACCCGTGAGGAGCAGCTGAGCCGGATCCGGGAGCTTCGCGACGAGATCAAGGCGGCCGTGAAAGAGTTCGTGGCCTGGGTCCGCGAGGGCGCGGAGGGCGACTTCGCCAAACGTATCGGCAGATAG
- the prxU gene encoding thioredoxin-dependent peroxiredoxin (Most members of this family contain a selenocysteine.) produces MSENKPVGCARPTGGPVGAPAPDVGRESAQSPVMQQGARPMIQVGRKAPDFVAPAYFKGEFSSVRLSDYLGKWVVLCFYPGDFTFVUATEISAVAEKHEAFEKLGVQVLPMSTDSMFVHKMWVDQELARMVTAKTIPFPMLSDAGGKVGQIYGVYDEDNGVDVRGRFLIDPDGVVMGYEVLAPPVGRNILESLRQIEAFQLVRATQGGQATPSGWRTGKQTLSPRPELVGKVWEEWRVGLAFDE; encoded by the coding sequence ATGTCTGAAAACAAACCTGTGGGTTGCGCCAGACCCACCGGAGGGCCGGTGGGCGCACCGGCCCCCGATGTCGGCAGGGAATCGGCTCAATCACCCGTCATGCAGCAAGGAGCGAGACCCATGATCCAGGTTGGCAGGAAAGCACCAGATTTCGTTGCTCCCGCGTACTTCAAAGGCGAGTTCTCCTCTGTCCGCCTTTCGGACTATTTGGGCAAATGGGTGGTGCTTTGCTTCTATCCGGGCGACTTCACCTTTGTCTGAGCCACAGAGATTTCGGCGGTCGCCGAGAAGCATGAGGCTTTCGAGAAGCTGGGAGTGCAGGTGCTGCCCATGAGCACGGACAGCATGTTCGTTCACAAGATGTGGGTGGACCAGGAGCTGGCCAGGATGGTCACGGCCAAGACTATCCCCTTTCCTATGCTCTCTGACGCTGGCGGCAAGGTCGGCCAGATTTACGGCGTCTACGACGAGGATAACGGCGTGGATGTCCGGGGGCGGTTCCTCATCGACCCTGACGGCGTCGTTATGGGGTATGAGGTGCTCGCGCCTCCGGTCGGCCGCAACATCCTGGAAAGTCTGAGGCAGATTGAGGCTTTCCAGCTGGTACGTGCCACTCAGGGTGGTCAGGCCACTCCTTCGGGCTGGCGGACGGGCAAGCAGACCCTCAGCCCCCGGCCGGAGTTGGTGGGCAAGGTGTGGGAGGAATGGAGAGTGGGCTTGGCCTTCGACGAATAA
- a CDS encoding ArsR/SmtB family transcription factor → MVQTDRAARIFKVLSVETRLRLIGLLGQRCLCVNALARQLSVTPAAVSQHLRVLRDAEVVIADKRGYHVHYRLNTDTLAEWASVARQALEAGASDAPGLILKPFGEQE, encoded by the coding sequence ATGGTGCAGACAGACAGGGCCGCACGGATTTTCAAGGTGCTCTCTGTGGAGACTCGGCTTCGGCTCATCGGGTTGCTCGGGCAGCGTTGCCTGTGCGTCAATGCCCTGGCCCGCCAGCTCAGCGTGACCCCGGCCGCCGTGTCGCAGCATCTGCGGGTGTTGCGTGATGCGGAGGTGGTCATTGCCGACAAGCGGGGCTACCATGTCCACTATCGACTCAACACCGACACCCTGGCCGAGTGGGCGTCTGTCGCCCGACAAGCGTTGGAGGCCGGTGCCTCGGACGCTCCCGGCCTGATTCTGAAACCCTTTGGGGAGCAGGAGTGA
- a CDS encoding ABC transporter ATP-binding protein, protein MSVAHGACPTTGMAPAGAGGASVEVRGLAKRFGEVQAVRQVDFSVEPGELFGFLGPNGAGKTTTINMLTGLARPDAGSIVIDGIDCVGRPRAAQHLIGVVPDESNLSPEMTGFDNLCFCAALYGIRKAQRRERARELLDVFGLGKAADRKFGGYSKGMKRKLTIAAGMIHRPRILFLDEPTTGIDVASARQLRQLVADLHADGTTVFLTTHYIEEAERLCDRIAFIVAGRIVRVDTVADLVQPVMDSHVVRIVCGNGTGCGLGDGRNGGIDARLAEAFPHLRFSFPTDGDIRVEGDGPVRVGPLVRLLEDQGIEVAEARRVRPSLEDVFVAITGIEAEAMRGDKEKPGGPR, encoded by the coding sequence ATGAGCGTCGCACATGGAGCATGTCCGACGACCGGGATGGCGCCTGCCGGTGCTGGCGGAGCCAGCGTGGAGGTGCGTGGGCTGGCCAAGCGGTTCGGCGAGGTGCAGGCGGTCAGACAGGTGGATTTCTCGGTGGAGCCCGGGGAGTTGTTCGGGTTTCTCGGCCCCAACGGCGCGGGCAAGACCACGACCATCAATATGCTTACCGGGTTGGCCCGGCCGGATGCGGGGTCCATCGTCATTGACGGCATTGATTGCGTCGGACGGCCCAGGGCGGCCCAGCATCTCATCGGCGTGGTCCCTGACGAGAGCAATCTGTCCCCGGAGATGACCGGCTTTGACAATCTCTGCTTCTGCGCAGCCCTCTACGGCATACGTAAGGCCCAGCGGCGCGAGCGGGCGAGAGAGCTGCTCGACGTGTTCGGCCTGGGCAAAGCGGCCGACCGCAAATTTGGCGGATATTCCAAGGGGATGAAGCGCAAGCTGACCATCGCTGCCGGGATGATCCACAGGCCGAGGATTCTCTTCCTCGATGAGCCAACCACGGGCATTGACGTGGCAAGCGCCCGCCAGTTGCGGCAACTCGTCGCCGACCTGCATGCCGACGGCACCACTGTGTTTCTGACTACCCACTACATTGAGGAGGCGGAACGGCTGTGCGATCGCATCGCCTTTATCGTCGCGGGGCGAATCGTGCGGGTCGATACCGTGGCCGACCTGGTGCAGCCTGTGATGGATAGCCATGTGGTCCGCATCGTTTGCGGCAACGGCACGGGCTGCGGACTGGGTGACGGCAGAAACGGCGGCATTGACGCCAGGCTGGCAGAGGCCTTCCCCCATCTGCGCTTCTCGTTTCCGACCGATGGGGACATCCGTGTCGAGGGCGATGGTCCGGTGCGGGTGGGCCCGTTGGTGCGCCTTCTTGAGGACCAGGGGATCGAGGTGGCCGAGGCGAGGCGAGTCAGGCCAAGCCTGGAGGACGTGTTTGTCGCCATCACCGGCATCGAGGCCGAGGCCATGCGCGGCGACAAGGAAAAGCCGGGAGGCCCGCGATGA
- a CDS encoding ABC transporter permease, translating into MNRWIAFWNILLKDMRTYYMKPPNISWGLLFPLAWTAMFFIRSGSGLESVPAVLPGVVAVSILFGTTSMLAVTVTFEKKNRSFERLLLAPMPFELLMLAKTGGAILFGMANAFVPVVMAAFLMDLSAVNWPVFVVAVVLLAVVSAFLGLFIAVAVSEVFEAQTFSNFFRFPMIFLCGLFFPVSGLPVLLKPLAYALPLTYGADALHGAVHGGHMLPYAVDLTALAAFCVFLFLLSLRNIRRRWIA; encoded by the coding sequence ATGAACCGATGGATCGCTTTTTGGAATATTCTGCTCAAGGACATGCGGACGTATTACATGAAGCCGCCCAACATCAGCTGGGGGTTGCTCTTTCCCCTGGCCTGGACCGCGATGTTCTTCATCCGTTCCGGCAGCGGCTTGGAGAGTGTGCCCGCCGTGCTGCCCGGGGTGGTGGCCGTGTCCATTCTCTTCGGTACAACGTCCATGCTGGCGGTGACCGTGACCTTCGAGAAGAAGAACCGATCGTTTGAGCGGTTGCTGCTTGCGCCCATGCCCTTTGAACTGCTCATGCTGGCCAAGACGGGCGGGGCGATCCTCTTTGGCATGGCCAATGCGTTTGTGCCGGTGGTCATGGCCGCCTTTCTTATGGATCTCTCGGCCGTGAACTGGCCTGTCTTCGTTGTGGCCGTGGTGCTTCTTGCCGTGGTTTCGGCCTTTCTTGGTCTGTTCATCGCCGTGGCCGTGAGCGAGGTGTTCGAGGCCCAGACCTTTTCCAACTTCTTCCGTTTCCCCATGATATTCCTATGCGGGCTGTTCTTTCCTGTCAGCGGGCTGCCCGTGCTGCTCAAGCCTCTGGCCTACGCCCTGCCCCTGACCTACGGAGCCGACGCCCTCCACGGCGCAGTGCATGGCGGACACATGCTGCCCTATGCGGTGGACCTGACTGCGCTGGCAGCGTTCTGTGTCTTCCTGTTCCTTCTCAGTCTGCGCAACATCAGGCGGCGCTGGATAGCCTGA
- a CDS encoding methyl-accepting chemotaxis protein, whose amino-acid sequence MGIRAKILTPLLVVALVMVIGGYLTLNSQFQRLEESFVSLIVQAKVDEARQSILRISGSALEQAALFSRMQAVVDAYTVANQGNMDDENDPMGQKAREMLRGSLSSVMKGYEATMGSKFQLHFHLPTNRSLARMWREKQVRRDGQWMDVSDDLSSFRNTVIDVNRNRKAVLGIEPGRGGFTIRGLAPVTGPDETHLGSVEVLIDFDGILRGMESSGNMHTLLYMESELLPITTMLRDPAKNPVRDNRFVLIYGQDNTEARELVTSDLLLRGSAATVITVQGDKALGAFPVQDYRGAVIGTIVMAMDISHQQAMVATVMWIIGAILLVVVVSPILIVLWVLQKSVMEPIRECASIASRISQGDLGEIDCQDRRDEMGIILTAMKEMREKLTDTIRDVQEITTDVADGCRQFATASETVSQGATEQAAGIEEISASMEQISSSIQQTAEIAHKTEKVATTAAHNAETGGKAVARTLEAMKKIADEIGIIEEIARQTNLLALNAAIEAARAGEAGKGFAVVAAEVRKLAERSGGAASGISELSSSSVTVAEEAAELLRKMVPDIQSTAELIHEISAATSEQNAGVAQVSKALQESDLQVQQNASTSEQMASTATHLFSRSQDLKTSISFFRLEDAIRACGQSPKIAPARSLPAAQGTETKGSQTDKTDEFERF is encoded by the coding sequence ATGGGTATTCGTGCAAAAATACTGACCCCCCTGCTCGTGGTCGCGCTGGTCATGGTCATCGGCGGGTATCTGACGCTCAACTCACAATTCCAGAGGCTGGAAGAATCCTTTGTCTCGCTGATCGTCCAGGCCAAGGTGGACGAGGCCCGGCAATCCATCCTGCGGATTTCGGGAAGCGCTCTGGAACAGGCGGCCTTGTTCAGCCGCATGCAGGCCGTGGTTGACGCCTATACCGTTGCCAACCAGGGGAACATGGACGACGAGAACGATCCAATGGGCCAGAAAGCCAGAGAGATGCTGCGTGGCTCCCTGTCCTCGGTCATGAAGGGTTACGAGGCCACCATGGGCAGCAAGTTCCAGCTTCACTTCCATCTGCCCACCAATCGCAGCCTCGCCCGCATGTGGCGAGAGAAACAAGTCAGACGCGACGGCCAGTGGATGGACGTTTCCGACGATCTTTCAAGCTTCCGCAACACGGTCATCGATGTAAACCGCAACCGCAAGGCCGTACTTGGCATTGAGCCTGGCCGGGGCGGGTTCACCATCCGGGGGCTTGCCCCTGTCACAGGGCCGGATGAAACCCATCTGGGGTCCGTGGAAGTGCTCATCGACTTCGACGGCATTCTCCGGGGCATGGAGTCCTCAGGCAACATGCACACCCTGCTTTACATGGAGTCCGAACTGCTGCCCATCACCACCATGCTGCGCGACCCGGCCAAAAATCCCGTCCGCGACAACCGCTTCGTGCTCATCTACGGCCAGGACAACACCGAGGCCCGGGAGCTGGTCACCAGCGACCTGCTCCTCAGAGGGTCAGCCGCCACGGTCATCACCGTGCAGGGCGACAAGGCCCTGGGTGCATTCCCTGTTCAAGACTACCGGGGCGCGGTGATCGGCACCATTGTCATGGCTATGGACATCTCCCACCAGCAGGCCATGGTCGCCACGGTCATGTGGATCATCGGGGCAATTCTGCTCGTGGTAGTGGTCTCGCCCATCCTCATTGTCCTGTGGGTCTTGCAAAAGTCGGTCATGGAGCCCATCCGGGAATGCGCCTCCATCGCCTCCCGCATTTCCCAGGGCGATCTTGGCGAAATAGACTGCCAGGACAGGCGCGACGAAATGGGCATCATCCTCACGGCCATGAAGGAGATGCGCGAAAAGCTGACAGACACCATCCGCGACGTACAGGAAATAACCACCGATGTGGCCGACGGCTGCCGCCAGTTCGCCACGGCGAGCGAGACCGTCTCCCAAGGGGCCACGGAGCAGGCGGCGGGCATTGAGGAAATATCCGCCAGCATGGAACAAATCTCCTCCAGCATCCAGCAAACGGCCGAGATCGCCCACAAGACGGAGAAGGTCGCCACCACGGCGGCGCACAACGCCGAAACCGGCGGCAAGGCTGTGGCCCGCACCCTGGAGGCGATGAAAAAGATCGCGGATGAAATCGGCATCATCGAGGAAATAGCGCGACAGACCAATTTGCTGGCGCTCAACGCTGCCATCGAGGCGGCCAGGGCCGGAGAGGCGGGCAAGGGCTTCGCCGTGGTGGCAGCCGAGGTACGCAAGCTGGCCGAACGCAGCGGCGGTGCGGCCTCGGGCATCAGCGAGCTCTCTTCCTCCAGTGTGACTGTGGCCGAAGAAGCGGCCGAACTGCTCAGGAAGATGGTGCCGGACATCCAGAGCACGGCCGAGCTTATCCATGAAATATCGGCGGCCACCAGCGAACAGAACGCCGGAGTGGCACAGGTGAGCAAGGCCCTTCAGGAGTCGGACTTGCAGGTCCAGCAGAATGCCTCGACATCGGAGCAGATGGCGTCCACAGCCACGCATCTCTTCTCGCGATCCCAGGATCTGAAGACGAGCATCAGCTTCTTCCGGCTTGAGGACGCCATCCGCGCCTGCGGGCAGTCCCCAAAGATCGCCCCGGCCAGATCGCTGCCAGCAGCCCAAGGCACAGAGACCAAAGGCAGCCAAACAGACAAAACGGACGAGTTCGAGCGGTTCTGA
- a CDS encoding MarR family winged helix-turn-helix transcriptional regulator, which translates to MNSIIEKYLLLVEKISNTTKAHKSFGTDVDIYRSEIHIIQLIGDRGEVFISEIARLIGVTKGTVSQIVSRLEAKGLAEKSVDKSNNTRQLVQLTPKGKTAYRAHVDYHLRKHREMECYLASLTEEQSLVLEKFLTTAHEMIEDHQ; encoded by the coding sequence ATGAATTCCATCATTGAGAAATACCTGCTGCTTGTCGAAAAGATATCAAATACGACCAAGGCTCACAAATCCTTTGGTACGGATGTAGATATTTACCGAAGTGAAATTCACATCATCCAGTTGATCGGAGACCGTGGGGAGGTCTTTATCTCCGAAATCGCAAGGCTGATAGGAGTGACCAAAGGAACTGTTTCGCAAATCGTCAGCAGGCTCGAAGCCAAAGGATTGGCTGAAAAATCCGTGGACAAAAGCAACAACACCCGCCAATTGGTCCAATTGACGCCAAAGGGTAAGACGGCCTATCGCGCACATGTCGACTATCATTTGCGGAAGCATCGGGAAATGGAATGCTACCTCGCCTCCTTGACAGAGGAACAAAGTCTGGTTTTGGAAAAATTTCTAACCACTGCGCATGAAATGATCGAAGATCATCAGTAA
- a CDS encoding MFS transporter produces the protein MNKKQESRIVWIAAMIQLINIIDFMMVMPLGPDISKDLPVTNSEIGIICGCYTLAVGISGIVCAKFLDRFDRKHVALVTVFGLSLATLGATFCWDLTTLIGARVLAGIFGGPAAAIAFSIVCDVVPPERRGKAMAIVMGTFSVSAVAAIPFGLELAEKGSWRTPFYAISILGFILLWLIFRFTPSLREHLKSERQTLSLAKLFFNGKFLLAFMMMATAMISSYAIIPNISAYFQLNLGYPRSSLGFLYLVGGLFSLVLIQIGGRASDKIGPIPTNILGTILLVVFLYDGFMHQPTSSLVVVFSMFMGMHCFRNISATTEASKMPKPHERAAFMSLLSSMQHLGNGIGAFLASAILTTSSEGDLVNMKWVGLLSIVMALIQPLILIIISQGNTLRKEPVTA, from the coding sequence ATGAACAAAAAGCAGGAAAGTCGCATTGTCTGGATTGCAGCCATGATTCAGTTGATTAATATTATTGATTTTATGATGGTTATGCCGTTGGGACCGGACATATCAAAGGATCTGCCGGTCACCAATTCGGAAATCGGCATCATCTGCGGGTGCTACACTTTGGCGGTCGGAATATCGGGTATTGTTTGCGCAAAATTCCTGGACCGATTCGATAGAAAGCATGTTGCTCTCGTCACCGTGTTCGGTCTTTCCCTGGCAACATTAGGGGCGACTTTTTGCTGGGATTTGACAACGCTGATCGGGGCACGAGTGCTGGCGGGAATATTCGGAGGGCCGGCAGCTGCCATTGCTTTCTCCATTGTCTGCGATGTTGTCCCTCCCGAACGGAGAGGAAAGGCAATGGCCATCGTCATGGGGACATTTTCTGTGTCGGCTGTGGCGGCCATTCCCTTTGGGCTTGAACTGGCAGAAAAAGGCTCTTGGCGGACGCCTTTTTATGCCATATCCATCCTTGGTTTCATTTTGCTCTGGCTCATCTTCCGCTTTACTCCCTCCTTGAGGGAGCACTTGAAGAGTGAGCGCCAGACGCTATCGCTGGCCAAGCTGTTCTTTAACGGCAAGTTCCTGCTGGCATTCATGATGATGGCAACGGCGATGATTTCATCATATGCGATTATCCCGAACATTTCAGCGTACTTTCAACTCAACCTTGGGTATCCCCGGTCGTCGCTTGGCTTCTTGTACCTCGTCGGCGGGCTTTTCAGTCTTGTTTTGATCCAGATCGGGGGCAGGGCTTCGGACAAGATCGGCCCGATTCCGACCAACATTCTGGGAACAATTTTGCTGGTGGTCTTCCTGTATGATGGATTTATGCACCAGCCGACATCCTCTCTTGTGGTTGTGTTCAGCATGTTCATGGGGATGCACTGCTTCAGGAACATTTCGGCCACTACCGAGGCGTCCAAGATGCCAAAACCCCACGAGCGAGCTGCTTTCATGTCTCTGCTCTCCTCCATGCAACACCTTGGCAACGGGATAGGTGCCTTCCTGGCCTCTGCAATCCTGACGACCAGTTCGGAGGGTGACTTGGTTAACATGAAATGGGTGGGCCTTTTATCGATAGTCATGGCTTTGATCCAGCCGCTTATCCTCATCATAATCAGCCAAGGCAACACTCTCCGAAAGGAGCCGGTCACAGCATGA